Proteins encoded in a region of the Clostridium butyricum genome:
- a CDS encoding DUF3867 domain-containing protein, producing the protein MSDRIIDFNEIKNKVKDKDVDKFEEYIYSMYYKMAEGKLNMADFSKNIMSYMEENNISQDKLMNIQKKFLERYGFDPSMLEEQFKMSGFDFSGAGLNYGDMKKALSFQEKYKSRMTSKAMSEYFINNEKNNLKVLLEGEEVILISDKNIDLTDNELNEFLCSYKKVLEDKKLNIVICENIKKYEY; encoded by the coding sequence ATGTCAGACAGAATTATAGACTTTAATGAAATTAAGAATAAAGTTAAGGATAAGGATGTGGATAAGTTCGAGGAATACATATATTCTATGTATTATAAGATGGCTGAAGGTAAATTAAATATGGCTGATTTTTCTAAAAATATAATGAGTTATATGGAAGAAAACAACATTTCTCAAGATAAACTTATGAATATTCAAAAAAAGTTTTTAGAGAGATATGGTTTTGACCCTTCAATGCTTGAAGAACAGTTTAAAATGTCTGGATTTGACTTTAGTGGAGCAGGTTTAAATTATGGAGATATGAAGAAGGCCCTCAGTTTTCAAGAAAAGTATAAGAGTAGAATGACATCAAAAGCAATGTCAGAGTACTTTATTAATAATGAAAAAAATAATCTTAAAGTTCTTCTTGAAGGTGAAGAAGTAATACTAATAAGTGATAAGAATATTGATTTAACAGACAATGAATTAAATGAATTTTTATGTTCATATAAAAAGGTTTTAGAAGATAAAAAATTGAACATAGTAATATGTGAAAATATAAAAAAATATGAGTATTAA
- a CDS encoding alpha/beta hydrolase, with protein MKKFFKRLFLLLLASIICITVIFHKRIYLLYGIASKYISLEKEIDNMNDAFSIEPIENIDYKDITYKNTNGVSLTLDIYSPLKNIYKKSPVILYVHGGSWVYGDKSLPTALTPVLDTFREQGYTIISTSYELMRNKENFSKQVSDIKDTIRWIYKNASQYNFDTDEIGLLGISSGAHLSLMAAYSDSENFVDSQELKDYPSKVKYLIDFAGPTDLSILNTTNLNFDLSKIFSSITNKDEVIQEFNPINYVSSNVPETLIIHSKSDSLVPFESSEKLAEKCDEVKAKSKLIALNSSSHDLSEISSDDIINISKGLLFFVISNSPL; from the coding sequence ATGAAAAAATTTTTTAAAAGACTTTTTTTACTATTATTAGCTTCAATAATATGTATTACTGTAATTTTTCATAAAAGAATTTATTTATTATATGGAATTGCTTCTAAATATATATCATTAGAAAAAGAAATTGATAATATGAATGATGCTTTTAGTATCGAGCCAATTGAAAATATAGATTACAAAGATATTACATATAAAAACACAAATGGTGTTTCATTAACTCTTGATATATATTCACCATTAAAAAATATATACAAAAAATCACCAGTAATACTTTATGTTCATGGTGGAAGCTGGGTATATGGAGATAAATCTCTTCCAACTGCACTTACACCTGTTTTAGATACTTTTAGAGAGCAAGGATATACAATAATAAGCACTTCATATGAACTTATGAGAAACAAAGAAAATTTTTCAAAACAAGTTTCTGATATAAAAGATACTATAAGATGGATTTATAAAAATGCATCTCAATATAATTTTGATACAGACGAAATAGGACTTTTAGGAATATCTTCAGGCGCTCATCTATCACTAATGGCAGCCTATAGTGATTCAGAGAATTTTGTTGATTCTCAAGAATTAAAGGATTATCCAAGTAAAGTTAAATATCTAATAGATTTTGCTGGGCCAACTGATTTAAGCATATTAAATACTACAAACTTGAATTTTGATTTATCTAAAATATTTTCTTCAATAACTAATAAAGATGAAGTAATACAAGAATTTAATCCTATAAATTATGTTAGTTCAAATGTTCCAGAAACATTAATAATTCATAGTAAATCTGATAGCCTTGTTCCATTTGAAAGCTCCGAAAAACTAGCTGAAAAATGTGATGAGGTAAAAGCAAAATCAAAATTAATTGCTCTCAATAGCAGTTCTCATGATTTATCTGAAATATCATCCGATGATATTATTAATATTTCAAAAGGACTATTATTCTTTGTAATTTCCAATTCACCGCTTTAA